Below is a genomic region from Delftia tsuruhatensis.
CTGTACGGCCAGTGCGCCGACTGCGCAGGCCGGGCCACCAAGTAAGGCGGGCCCACGCCATATCCCTGCAAAGCGGAGTGCCAGGCACTCCGTTTTTTTTACCCTTCTTTCCTTTTGCAACCGGTGCTTTACACGGCAAGGCGGACGCCGGGTCCAAGCTGGCGTCCAATGGGTTTCACCACACGACGGACACCATGCTTCGTACATCGCTGCTCGCCTTCGCCCTTGCCGTGCTTGCCGCAGGTTGCGCGCCTGTGCCGCCTGCGCAGACCGCCGCCCCCTCCGCACTGAAGGCACTGCCCGACACCCCGCTGACGGGCGCGCAACGCCAGCAGTGGCTGGACCGCGTCACCTGGGGCGCCACCGACAGCGGGGATGCCGCGTTGCAGCGCCTGGGGCTGCGGGCCTGGCTGGCGCGGCAACTGCATCCGGGCCAGGAGGCCCTGCCGCAGCAGGCCCGGCAACTCATCGACGATCTGGACATCAGCCGCCGCCCCATGGACGAGATAGCGCGCGACCTGGCGGCGCAGCGCAAGGCCGTCCAGGAAGCGCCTTCGGGCGACGAGAAGGGCCGGCTGCAGCAGGCCTACCAGCGCACGCTGAACCAGTTGGGCACCGAGGCGCAAAAGCGCTTCGTGGTGCGCGCCCTGTATTCACCGGACCAGTTGCGCGAGCAGATGACCTGGTTCTGGATGAACCACTTCAACGTCAGCCTGCGCAAGGCCGACATCCGCGCCTGGGTGGGCGACTACGAGGAACACGCCATCCGCCCGCATGCGCTGGGCAGCTTTCGCAGCCTGCTGGAGGCTTCCCTGCGCCATCCGGCCATGCTGCGCTACCTGGACAACGCCAGCAACGCGGCGGGCCGCATCAACGAGAACTACGCACGCGAACTGCTGGAGCTGCACACCATGGGCGTGGGCAGCGGCTACACCCAGGCCGACGTGCAGGAGATGGCGCGCATCCTGACCGGCGTGGGCGTCAGCATGCAGCCCGCCGATGCCCCGCCACCACGCCTGCGCCGCGAGCTGCAGGGCGACTACGTGCGTGCGGGCTTCTTCGAGTTCAATCCCAACCGCCACGACTACGGGCCCAAGTCCTTCCTGGGCCAGCCCATGCACCGGCGCGGCATGGCCGAGGTCGAGGAGGCGCTGGACCGCATCGTCGCCTCGCCGGCCACCGCACGGTTCATCGCGCGCAAGCTGGCGGTCTTCCTCATTGCCGACGATCCGCCGCCCGCCCTGGTGCAGCGCACGGCCCAGGCATTCGCCAGCAGCCACGGCGACATCGCCGCCACCCTGACCGCGCTGCTCACCGCCCCCGAAGCCGGCCCCTTCGGCCGCAAGTTCCGCGATCCGGTGCACTATGTGCTGGCCGCCACGCGGCTGTCGGTCGACCAGCGCGTGGCGGCCGACGTGACCCCGGTGCTGGGCTGGATCAACCGGCTGGGGCAGAGCCTGTATGCACATGAAACACCGGACGGCTATC
It encodes:
- a CDS encoding DUF1800 domain-containing protein, which produces MLRTSLLAFALAVLAAGCAPVPPAQTAAPSALKALPDTPLTGAQRQQWLDRVTWGATDSGDAALQRLGLRAWLARQLHPGQEALPQQARQLIDDLDISRRPMDEIARDLAAQRKAVQEAPSGDEKGRLQQAYQRTLNQLGTEAQKRFVVRALYSPDQLREQMTWFWMNHFNVSLRKADIRAWVGDYEEHAIRPHALGSFRSLLEASLRHPAMLRYLDNASNAAGRINENYARELLELHTMGVGSGYTQADVQEMARILTGVGVSMQPADAPPPRLRRELQGDYVRAGFFEFNPNRHDYGPKSFLGQPMHRRGMAEVEEALDRIVASPATARFIARKLAVFLIADDPPPALVQRTAQAFASSHGDIAATLTALLTAPEAGPFGRKFRDPVHYVLAATRLSVDQRVAADVTPVLGWINRLGQSLYAHETPDGYPQTQSDWDGSGQMAARFEVARQIATRSAVLFRSDPKAPLEQPPHPTLSALASVRERLPQWSQPAQAALAQARNPADFNTYLLSAPEMMFR